The Candidatus Omnitrophota bacterium genome contains the following window.
CATTGCTTTCTTTATCTCCCGCCAGCGTTTCTCGCCCAGGCACTCCCTTGAAAATTTGCACCAGTCAATGCATGAGGGCGTATTCTCGCGGAAAACATCCTTTTTGCATTTAGGGCATTTTACTTTGACTTCATCGGAAAATATTTCCACCTCATATCCGCACTGACACTTGTGCACTTCCACTTTCAGAAACCGCGGGTCTGTCCCCGGACATCTATGCATAGAATAATCTCCTTAACAGAATTTCGGATTATTTGTACAATCAGTAATCCTTTCACTCCTTATTCGGCAATTATTTTCATAATACCGCTTACGCCTGCCCCCGGTTTGAGGTTAACGGTTTTTAAAAAAGTAAGAGAAACTCCCTGAAATACATCAGTGAATCCCGTTTCAAACCGGCAGACAGAATTAACAGGAAAACTCCATATCCTGTATTCTTCTCCGCAGGAGTACTTCATCTTCAAGTTGTATTCCTTGTCGTCAAGTATAACTTCGTTTCCTTTTCCCTCAAACAACCCGCTGCAGGAGACCTCTTTTTCCGCTATCCTGAATTTTGAGGTCTGCTCATTGGAGGGAAGAATATTCATCTCAATACCGGGCACAAGATGCGCAATAGTATCAGATGTATTTTCTATCGTCCACTTGAAAACGAACTCATCTGATTCAGGAAATTCAAAAATCTTGGTGACCCTTATACCAAGCGCTCCCTCCCTCTGCCATACATGGCCGTTGCGGACACAGGTAATCTTTTTCTTATCACTATCCACTGTCAAATCAAATTCCTGGTTAATGAAATCACCCTGTTCGCCGTAAGTGCATTTTTTCAAATCATTTATCTTTGTATCAGGATGAAAGAAATGCATTATGAAAGATGATCTGTCATACCAGTCTATGATGGCCTGTTTTTCGGGTATTTTGCTATCTTCACGGGATGGCGATTTATCTTCTTTGGTTAAGGTGGTTTCTGACACGACATTGTGGTAAACTTCCCTGCGCCTGCGCATTACAAAACCCATATTGTGACATGTCCTGAATTCTGAAAATTCAGAAACATTCGCGCCTATAAC
Protein-coding sequences here:
- a CDS encoding phosphohydrolase — its product is MHRCPGTDPRFLKVEVHKCQCGYEVEIFSDEVKVKCPKCKKDVFRENTPSCIDWCKFSRECLGEKRWREIKKAMDTGQHKRKKQD
- a CDS encoding DUF1926 domain-containing protein — encoded protein: VKYPESNSMHKKMLKLSRDIKEFEEHPDFQKMQKHLFRGQCNCAYWHGVFGGVYIKHLRQALFHELLQCEKLLHQAQGGGISICQDDTIFYGQNEIQATSDRYSIHLHPVIGANVSEFSEFRTCHNMGFVMRRRREVYHNVVSETTLTKEDKSPSREDSKIPEKQAIIDWYDRSSFIMHFFHPDTKINDLKKCTYGEQGDFINQEFDLTVDSDKKKITCVRNGHVWQREGALGIRVTKIFEFPESDEFVFKWTIENTSDTIAHLVPGIEMNILPSNEQTSKFRIAEKEVSCSGLFEGKGNEVILDDKEYNLKMKYSCGEEYRIWSFPVNSVCRFETGFTDVFQGVSLTFLKTVNLKPGAGVSGIMKIIAE